The following coding sequences lie in one Pseudorasbora parva isolate DD20220531a chromosome 18, ASM2467924v1, whole genome shotgun sequence genomic window:
- the LOC137047097 gene encoding chemokine XC receptor 1-like, producing the protein MNSSTVNFSTSGTSTNSTTQSFVVVNILNLCVYSIHFLFGVPTYAYIIWLIMTGTGSGIASEFFNLNLSVCEIVYTFDSLLSALVSTLPWLSRLKALTWFLMGLGVTGRPLFQCLMCVERYLAVVHPVTFLKYKPLRYRVICCTVVWIITLGSCLCLMFRLVSYASFYLIQFILFLSIQLFCCLAVLRALKQSGPGERGREREEENHKSRAFNLILIITDWFIL; encoded by the exons ATGAACAGCTCTACAGTGAACTTCTCCACATCTGGAACATCTACAAACTCCACAACTCAATCCTTTGTAGTGGTGAACATTCTAAACTTATGTGTGTACAGTATTCATTTCCTGTTTGGTGTTCCTACATACGCCTACATTATATGGCTCATCATGACAGGAACAGGAAGTGGAATTGCATCAGAGTTCTTCAACCTCAATCTGTCTGTTTGTGAGATTGTTTACACTTTTGATTCCTTGCTCTCTGCATTAGTCAGTACTCTTCCTTGGCTTTCAAGACTTAAGGCATTAACATGGTTTTTAATGGGACTAGGCGTCACCGGTCGTCCTCTGTTCCAGTGTCTGATGTGTGTTGAGCGTTACCTGGCAGTGGTTCATCCTGTAACCTTTCTGAAGTACAAACCTCTCAGATATAGAGTGATCTGCTGCACTGTGGTCTGGATAATCACTCTCGGATCCtgtttgtgtttaatgtttCGTTTAGTCTCATATGCAAGCTTCTACTTGATTCAGttcatcctcttcctctccaTCCAGTTGTTCTGCTGTTTGGCTGTTCTCAGAGCTCTGAAGCAGTCAGGAccaggagagagagggagagagagagaggaggaaaaCCACAAGAGCAGAGCATTTAATCTCATTCTAATAATTACT GATTGGTTTATCTTATGA
- the LOC137047100 gene encoding chemokine XC receptor 1-like, translating to MNNSTVNFTTPETSTNSTIQYIGLMQSLEICAYSIHLFFSLPTHSYIIWLIITGAGSGVASEFFILNLSVCEIGICLNCLVSILSISISSLSFLMLFLQGLILTGRPLFQCLMCVERYLAVVHPVTFLKFKSLRYRAICCAVVWIIILGTCFFSLCITISQNTIVTVWFFSTTFLLFFSIQLFCLVAVLRALKQSGPGERGREREEGNHIKRRAFNIILITTVSMTFIYVPYSTTGFYIIVTQHNNPAYWTPGFVCYVLAGFVQPVLYLHRTGKLPAFLISIAIVIFH from the coding sequence ATGAATAACTCTACAGTGAACTTTACCACACCTGAAACATCTACAAACTCCACAATTCAGTACATTGGACTAATGCAAAGTCTAGAAATCTGTGCCTacagtatacatttattttttagtcTTCCTACACACTCCTATATTATCTGGCTCATCATCACAGGAGCAGGAAGTGGAGTTGCATCAGAGTTCTTCATCCTCAATCTGTCTGTTTGTGAGATTGGCATCTGCCTGAATTGTTTAGTCTCTATATTGTCAATAAGTATTTCAAGTCTCTCCTTTTTAATGCTGTTTTTACAAGGACTAATTCTCACCGGTCGTCCTCTGTTTCAGTGTCTGATGTGTGTTGAGCGTTACCTGGCAGTGGTTCATCCTGTAACCTTTCTGAAGTTCAAATCTCTCAGATATAGAGCGATCTGCTGCGCTGTTGTCTGGATAATTATTCTTGGCACTTGTTTCTTTAGTTTATGTATAACAATCTCACAAAACACTATTGTAACCGTATGGTTCTTCTCAACAACgttcctcctcttcttctccATCCAGTTGTTTTGTCTTGTGGCTGTTCTCAGAGCTCTGAAGCAGTCAGGAccaggagagagagggagagagagagaggagggaaACCACATCAAGAGAAGAGCATTTAATATTATTCTGATAACTACTGTGAGCATGACTTTTATATATGTTCCATATTCTACCACAGGATTCTATATCATTGTAACACAACATAATAATCCTGCATATTGGACCCCTGGTTTTGTATGTTATGTGTTGGCTGGTTTCGTTCAGCCTGTTCTTTATCTGCACCGAACTGGAAAACTGCCTGCGTTTCTCATCAGTATTGCAATTGTGATATTTCATTGA
- the LOC137047101 gene encoding chemokine XC receptor 1-like produces MNFTTTETSTNSTVHSIGRMDFVVTCVHSMNFFFGLPTHSYIIWLIITGAGSGVASEFFILNLSVCEIGNSLNSLVSALTVYFSSLSFLMLFLHGLILTGRPLFQCLICVERYLAVAHPVTFLKFKPLRYRAICCAVVWIIILASCFYSLFITISQHNHVKVWFFSLQFLLLFSIQLFCLVAVLRALKHSGPGERGREREEENHIKRRAFYLISIATVSMTFIYVPYSTTGFYIIVTQHNNPAYWTPGFVCYMLAGFVQPVLYLHRTGKLPVFLMRSEFVT; encoded by the coding sequence ATGAACTTCACCACAACTGAAACATCTACAAACTCCACAGTTCATTCCATTGGTCGAATGGACTTTGTGGTAACCTGCGTACACAGCATGAATTTCTTTTTTGGCCTTCCTACACACTCCTATATTATCTGGCTCATCATCACAGGAGCAGGAAGTGGAGTTGCATCAGAGTTCTTCATCCTCAATCTGTCCGTTTGTGAGATTGGCAACTCTCTGAATAGTTTGGTCTCTGCACTGACAGTTTACTTTTCAAGTCTCTCCTTTTTAATGCTGTTTCTACACGGACTAATTCTCACCGGTCGTCCTCTGTTTCAGTGTCTGATCTGTGTTGAGCGTTACCTGGCAGTTGCTCATCCTGTAACCTTTCTGAAGTTCAAACCTCTCAGATATAGAGCGATCTGCTGCGCTGTTGTCTGGATAATTATTCTTGCCTCTTGTTtctatagtttatttattacaaTCTCACAACACAATCATGTAAAGGTATGGTTCTTCTcactgcagttcctcctcttATTCTCCATCCAGTTGTTTTGTCTTGTGGCTGTTCTCAGAGCTCTGAAGCATTCAGGAccaggagagagagggagagagagagaagaggaaaaCCACATCAAGAGAAGAGCATTTTATCTCATTTCAATAGCTACTGTGAGCATGACTTTTATATATGTTCCATATTCTACCACAGGATTCTATATCATTGTAACACAACATAATAATCCTGCATATTGGACCCCTGgttttgtatgttatatgttGGCTGGTTTTGTTCAGCCTGTTCTTTATCTGCACCGGACTGGAAAACTGCCCGTGTTTCTCATGAGATCTGAATTTGTGACATAA
- the LOC137047099 gene encoding hydroxycarboxylic acid receptor 2-like, whose amino-acid sequence MNNFTVNTSAVSTNSTPQSSMLLDHVKQGAHSINFLFGLPTHSYVIWLIITGTGSGVSSGFFNLNLSVCEIVNCLNSLLSVFPYFPWFSSLTYITYFGIGFAITGRPLFQCLMCVERYLAVVHPVTFLKYKPLRYRVICCTAVWIITLGYCVCCLFTLVLLHFYIYAWINSIQFLLFFLIQLFCLVAVLRALKQSGPGERGRERKEENHTKRRAFHLILITTMNMAIIYMPFTFSGFFYVLTLNMDYLPVGIICFILGGFVQPVLYLHRAGKLSCLCSP is encoded by the coding sequence aTGAATAACTTCACAGTGAACACATCAGCTGTTTCTACAAACTCCACACCTCAGTCCAGTATGCTACTGGACCACGTGAAGCAGGGCGCACACAGCATCAATTTCCTGTTTGGTCTTCCTACACACTCTTATGTCATATGGCTCATCATCACAGGAACAGGAAGTGGAGTTTCATCAGGATTCTTCAACCTCAATCTCTCTGTTTGTGAGATTGTTAACTGTCTTAACTCTTTGTTATCTGTATTTCCTTATTTTCCTTGGTTTTCAAGTCTAACATACATAACATATTTCGGAATAGGATTTGCCATCACCGGTCGTCCTCTGTTTCAGTGTCTGATGTGTGTTGAGCGTTACCTGGCAGTGGTTCATCCTGTAACCTTTCTGAAGTACAAACCTCTCAGATATAGAGTGATCTGCTGCACTGCGGTCTGGATAATCACTCTTGGATACTGTGTGTGCTGCTTGTTTACTTTAGTTTTActtcacttttatatttatgcatGGATTAACTCAATCCAGTTCCTCCTATTCTTCCTCATCCAGTTGTTTTGTCTTGTGGCTGTTCTCAGAGCTCTGAAGCAGTCAGGAccaggagagagagggagagagagaaaggaggAAAACCACACGAAGAGAAGAGCGTTTCATCTCATTCTAATAACTACCATGAACATGGCTATTATATATATGCCATTTACTTTCTCAGGATTCTTTTACGTGCTGACACTCAATATGGATTATTTACCTGTTGGTATCATTTGTTTTATTCTCGGTGGTTTTGTTCAGCCTGTTCTTTATCTGCACCGGGCTGGAAAACTCTCATGTCTCTGTTCCCCATAA
- the LOC137047102 gene encoding chemokine XC receptor 1-like: MNNSTGNFTSPETSTNATTQSFGFVEILELCVYSISFLVGVPTHSYIIWLIITGAGSGVASEFFILNLSVSEAGFYMNCLNFVLSEWFAFILQFKLFLAGLITTGRPLFQCLMCVERYLAVVHPVTFLKYKPLRYRVICSTAAWIITLGSCLCCMYTINPRDTLHMWFLSVQFLLFLSIQLFCLVAVLRALKQSGPGERGREREEENHMKRRAFSLILINTMSTVITYVPYCIAGFFAIVRKNLNSAYWLPGLVCYVLAGFVQPLLYLHRTGKLSCPCLL; this comes from the coding sequence ATGAATAACTCAACAGGGAACTTCACCTCACCTGAAACATCTACAAACGCCACAACTCAGTCCTTTGGGTTTGTGGAAATTCTGGAATTGTGTGTGTACAGCATCAGTTTCCTGGTTGGTGTTCCCACACACTCCTATATTATATGGCTCATCATCACAGGAGCAGGAAGTGGAGTTGCATCAGAGTTCTTCATCCTCAATCTCTCTGTTTCTGAGGCTGGTTTTTACATGAACTGTTTGAACTTTGTACTGTCAGAGTGGTTTGCATTTATATTGCAGTTTAAACTATTTTTAGCAGGACTAATCACTACTGGCCGTCCTCTGTTTCAGTGTCTGATGTGTGTTGAGCGTTACCTGGCAGTGGTTCATCCTGTAACCTTTCTGAAGTACAAACCTCTCAGATATAGAGTGATCTGCAGCACTGCGGCCTGGATAATCACGCTTGGCTCCTGTTTGTGCTGCATGTATACTATAAACCCAAGAGACACTTTACATATGTGGTTTTTGTCAGTGCagttcctcctcttcctctccatCCAGTTGTTTTGTCTTGTGGCTGTTCTCAGAGCTCTGAAGCAGTCAGGAccaggagagagagggagagagagagaggaggaaaaCCACATGaaaagaagagcattttctCTCATTCTAATAAATACTATGAGCACGGTTATCACATATGTCCCATATTGTATTGCAGGATTTTTTGCCATTGTTAGAAAAAATCTTAATTCTGCATATTGGCTCCCTGGTTTGGTTTGTTATGTGTTGGCTGGTTTTGTTCAGCCTCTTCTGTATCTGCACCGCACTGGAAAACTGTCCTGCCCCTGTCTTTTATAA